A stretch of Macadamia integrifolia cultivar HAES 741 chromosome 7, SCU_Mint_v3, whole genome shotgun sequence DNA encodes these proteins:
- the LOC122083602 gene encoding solute carrier family 25 member 44-like — protein MSLSAAAEEDSAPEIHLPSDIDWKMLDKSKFFFLGAALFSGVSATLYPVVVLKTRQQVSQTQVSRMAFSILRHEGIRGLYRGFGTSLMGTVPARALYMTALEVTKSSVGTATIRLGIPEPTAAVIANAAAGVSAAMAAQFVWTPIDVVSQRLMVQGCTGNSNSPSLTLCKYSGGIDAFRKILYADGFRGLYRGFGLSILTYAPSNAVWWASYSMAQRLVWGGYGCYFCKKEKDSSSSASFRPDSKTVVAVQGVSAAMAGGISAVITMPLDTIKTRLQVLDGMENGNRPPTVGQTVRNLVKEGGWAACYRGLGPRWASMSMSATTMITTYEFLKRLSAKNQDHFTCC, from the coding sequence ATGAGTTTGAGCGCCGCTGCGGAAGAAGATTCGGCTCCAGAAATACATCTCCCTTCGGATATCGATTGGAAAATGTTGGACAAATCCaaattcttcttccttggtGCCGCGCTCTTCTCTGGAGTTTCTGCCACACTTTACCCTGTTGTCGTCCTCAAGACTCGGCAACAGGTATCGCAGACGCAGGTTTCTCGAATGGCCTTCTCTATCTTGCGCCACGAGGGAATCAGAGGACTCTATAGAGGCTTTGGCACTTCCCTGATGGGAACCGTCCCTGCTCGTGCACTGTACATGACAGCGCTCGAGGTCACTAAGAGCAGTGTAGGAACCGCAACAATCCGATTGGGTATCCCAGAACCAACGGCCGCTGTGATCGCCAACGCCGCCGCAGGGGTGAGTGCTGCGATGGCAGCACAGTTCGTTTGGACACCAATCGATGTCGTCAGCCAACGGCTTATGGTCCAAGGCTGCACCGGCAATTCCAACAGCCCCAGTCTAACCCTTTGTAAATATAGTGGTGGGATCGATGCTTTCAGGAAAATTCTCTACGCTGATGGCTTCCGGGGTCTATACAGGGGATTTGGTTTGTCTATACTGACCTACGCCCCCTCGAATGCAGTTTGGTGGGCATCCTATTCTATGGCGCAGAGACTCGTTTGGGGTGGATATGGTTGCTACTTctgcaaaaaagaaaaggatagtAGCAGCAGTGCCAGCTTCCGGCCGGATTCCAAAACAGTGGTGGCAGTACAGGGAGTGAGTGCAGCCATGGCAGGTGGGATTTCGGCAGTGATTACAATGCCATTGGACACAATCAAGACGAGATTACAAGTTTTGGATGGGATGGAGAATGGGAATCGGCCCCCAACAGTTGGACAGACTGTTAGGAATTTAGTAAAAGAAGGTGGATGGGCTGCATGTTACAGAGGTTTAGGTCCTCGTTGGGCTTCTATGTCTATGTCTGCCACCACCATGATCACCACATATGAGTTTCTCAAACGTCTCTCTGCCAAGAATCAAGACCACTTCACATGTTGTTGA
- the LOC122083777 gene encoding 17.1 kDa class II heat shock protein-like: MDIRLMGLDGPLISTLQHILGGSDDQAEKSSNAPTQTYVRDAKAMASTPADVKEYPNSYVFIIDMPGLKSGDIKVQVEDDNVLLISGERKREEEKDGAKYVRMERRVGKFMRKFVLPENANIEAISAICQDGVLTVTVQKLPPPDPKKAKTIEVKIA, from the coding sequence ATGGATATTAGGCTAATGGGATTGGACGGTCCTTTAATCTCGACTCTGCAACACATACTGGGTGGCTCCGACGATCAGGCGGAGAAGTCATCCAACGCTCCCACCCAAACTTACGTCCGAGACGCCAAGGCAATGGCTTCCACCCCTGCGGACGTCAAGGAATATCCCAACTCATACGTCTTCATCATCGACATGCCTGGGCTCAAATCCGGCGACATCAAGGTTCAGGTGGAGGACGACAATGTGCTACTCATCAGCGGAGAGCGAAAGCGAGAGGAGGAGAAAGATGGGGCTAAGTACGTCAGGATGGAGCGCAGGGTGGGCAAGTTCATGAGGAAGTTCGTCCTCCCTGAGAATGCCAACATAGAAGCCATCTCCGCCATCTGCCAGGACGGTGTGCTCACTGTCACTGTCCAGAAGCTGCCTCCGCCGGATCCcaagaaggccaagaccatcgAGGTTAAGATAGCCTGA
- the LOC122083872 gene encoding 17.3 kDa class II heat shock protein-like — translation MDIRLMGFDNPLISTLQNMLDGSDESEKSFSAPTRTYVQDAKAMASTPADVKEYPKSYVFIIDMPGLKSGDIKVQVEDNVLLINGDRKREEDKDGAKYLRMERRVGKFMRKFVLPENANIEAISASCQDGVLTVTVEKLPPPEPKKPKTIEVKIA, via the coding sequence ATGGATATCAGGCTCATGGGTTTCGATAATCCTTTAATCTCGACACTGCAGAACATGCTGGACGGCTCCGACGAGTCAGAGAAGTCCTTCAGCGCTCCCACTAGGACTTATGTCCAGGACGCCAAGGCAATGGCTTCCACCCCTGCGGACGTCAAGGAGTACCCCAAGTCATACGTCTTCATCATCGACATGCCTGGGCTCAAATCCGGCGACATCAAGGTTCAGGTTGAGGACAATGTGCTGCTAATCAACGGAGATCGTAAGAGAGAGGAGGATAAAGATGGGGCGAAGTACTTGAGGATGGAGCGCAGGGTCGGCAAGTTCATGAGGAAGTTCGTTCTCCCTGAGAATGCCAACATAGAAGCCATCTCCGCCAGCTGCCAGGACGGTGTGCTCACTGTCACCGTCGAGAAGCTGCCTCCGCCGGAGCCCAAGAAGCCCAAGACTATCGAGGTCAAGATTGCCTGA
- the LOC122083778 gene encoding 17.9 kDa class II heat shock protein-like — translation MDIRLMGLDGPLISTLQHMLDGSEEAEKSSNAPTRTYVRDAKAMASTPVDIKEFPNSYVFIIDMPGLKSGDIKVQVEDDNVLLISGERKREEEKDGAKYVMMERRVGKFMRKFVLPENANTDAISAICQDGVLTVTVQKLPPPEPKKPRTIEVKIG, via the coding sequence ATGGATATCAGGCTAATGGGTTTGGACGGTCCTTTAATCTCCACGCTGCAACACATGCTCGACGGCTCCGAAGAGGCGGAGAAGTCCTCCAACGCTCCCACTCGAACTTACGTCCGAGACGCCAAGGCAATGGCTTCCACCCCTGTTGACATTAAGGAGTTTCCCAACTCATACGTCTTCATCATCGACATGCCTGGGCTCAAGTCCGGCGACATCAAGGTTCAGGTGGAGGACGACAATGTGCTACTCATCAGCGGAGAGAGAAAACGAGAGGAGGAGAAAGATGGGGCAAAGTATGTTATGATGGAGCGCAGGGTGGGCAAGTTCATGAGGAAGTTCGTACTCCCTGAGAATGCCAACACAGATGCCATCTCCGCCATCTGCCAGGACGGTGTGCTCACCGTCACCGTCCAGAAGCTGCCTCCACCGGAGCCGAAGAAGCCCAGGACCATCGAAGTCAAGATTGGCTGA